One window of the Parasphingopyxis algicola genome contains the following:
- a CDS encoding response regulator transcription factor, whose product MAYRIFPYSEIRDYAMIPSTDIVAALRGRMSIDPATLLTESQKTCLRQVARGMSSKEIARENGLSPHTVDTYIKQAMAALGVSNRREAARMLTRAAPSQKLGSLSQAVAEPEYSSNLAAPPRPRSMRLIDLPRVGGEINDLSWTDRNYSIFKVAAFGVSVILAIILITAGILWVFE is encoded by the coding sequence TTGGCGTATCGTATCTTTCCATATTCCGAAATCCGCGACTATGCTATGATCCCGTCGACCGATATTGTGGCGGCGTTGAGAGGACGCATGTCTATCGATCCAGCGACTCTGCTAACCGAGAGCCAGAAAACCTGTTTGCGGCAGGTCGCCCGAGGTATGTCGTCCAAGGAAATCGCTCGCGAGAACGGTCTGTCACCCCACACTGTGGACACCTATATCAAACAGGCGATGGCCGCTTTAGGCGTGTCCAACCGGCGCGAGGCAGCCCGAATGCTAACACGCGCTGCACCATCCCAAAAATTGGGATCACTATCGCAAGCGGTTGCCGAGCCGGAATATTCCTCCAACCTTGCAGCTCCGCCACGCCCGAGATCGATGCGTCTGATCGATCTCCCTAGGGTCGGAGGAGAGATCAATGACCTAAGCTGGACAGACAGAAACTATTCAATCTTCAAAGTCGCAGCGTTCGGCGTCAGCGTGATTTTGGCGATCATATTGATCACAGCCGGTATCCTCTGGGTCTTTGAATAA
- a CDS encoding TonB-dependent receptor, whose translation MKHPAAKRRPALSRKAALLPLLTAGFAPGGHAQIAATTAQSSPEIVVTARQREELLSDVPIQITVFDSEEIEAAGITTTEDYVNLVPNVTFDDSFTYLNSFVVVRGIAQINNADSPLGIVVDGVPQNSQKQLKSNLFDIERIEVLRGPQGALYGRNATGGAINIVTRQPSNDFEGSLTGRFGNGDAFETWGSISGPVVEDVALFRLAAFYRQDDGRIENDFLGQNVDFVDHDYNLRGRLLLTPAEAVTIDLRAAYNDFDAGSIYDSVVFSGDPNDFERPSSNLLGRTFGDITELTGKIEAVLGFATLTAITGYTDITEAYRGDLDFTNSINNPGGFLGFLGPAGQAQDLSIELLSQEIRLTSPDDQPFRWILGGFYLETDRALRTRGFVDLDGTLGQVDNPALLFIDLNETNDNRAWSIFGQADFDVTDRFTISAALRYDEDRRRQQDVTLGGNRRATFSDLQPKLTLSYDLADDRLLYVSYGEGFRSGGFNAPGIPRFEAETVQTLEAGFNSYWRDIGLRLNGAIYYSFVDDFQYFFVDAAAGAAQVISNIDEVEIYGIELAADMEVSDGLRLFGALGTTNSEIVENQAFPDTVGNRTPKTTRWTANAGISVTRPIGAGLNFVGRADYEHRGRKYWQIDNADIQSPLNLVNLRAGIESENWGVYAWGRNVTNERYYTDFNPREFTGTQIDIGFPAQPARYGVEARLRF comes from the coding sequence ATGAAACATCCTGCCGCAAAGCGACGCCCGGCCCTAAGCAGAAAAGCCGCTCTGCTTCCGCTCCTGACCGCCGGCTTCGCACCTGGCGGGCACGCGCAAATTGCGGCGACCACGGCCCAATCGTCACCCGAGATCGTCGTCACCGCCCGCCAGCGCGAGGAACTGCTTTCCGACGTTCCGATTCAGATCACGGTCTTCGACAGCGAGGAGATCGAGGCGGCGGGAATCACCACCACCGAAGACTATGTCAATCTCGTCCCGAACGTCACGTTCGACGACAGCTTCACCTATTTGAATAGTTTCGTGGTCGTGCGAGGCATCGCGCAGATCAACAATGCCGACAGCCCGCTCGGCATCGTCGTCGACGGTGTGCCGCAGAACAGCCAGAAGCAGCTCAAATCCAACCTGTTCGATATCGAGCGCATCGAAGTGCTGCGCGGCCCGCAAGGCGCGCTTTACGGCCGCAACGCAACGGGCGGGGCGATCAATATCGTCACGCGACAACCGAGCAATGATTTCGAGGGCAGCCTCACCGGTCGCTTCGGCAACGGCGATGCGTTCGAGACCTGGGGCAGCATCAGCGGGCCGGTCGTCGAGGACGTGGCGCTGTTCCGTCTGGCAGCTTTCTACAGGCAGGATGACGGCCGCATCGAGAATGATTTTCTTGGTCAGAATGTCGATTTCGTCGATCATGACTATAACCTCCGGGGCCGGCTGCTGCTGACTCCGGCGGAAGCGGTCACCATCGACCTGCGCGCGGCTTATAATGATTTCGATGCCGGTTCGATCTACGATTCGGTCGTGTTCAGTGGCGATCCGAATGATTTCGAGAGGCCCAGCTCAAACCTTTTGGGTCGGACGTTCGGCGATATCACCGAACTGACAGGTAAGATCGAGGCCGTGCTCGGTTTCGCGACGCTGACTGCGATCACCGGCTATACCGATATCACCGAAGCCTATCGCGGCGACCTCGATTTCACCAATTCGATCAACAATCCGGGCGGCTTTCTCGGCTTCCTCGGACCTGCGGGCCAAGCCCAGGATCTGAGCATCGAGCTTTTGAGCCAGGAAATCCGTCTGACATCGCCCGACGATCAGCCGTTCCGCTGGATCCTCGGCGGCTTCTACCTCGAGACAGACAGGGCGCTACGTACGCGCGGGTTCGTCGATCTCGACGGCACACTCGGCCAAGTCGACAATCCGGCACTGCTTTTTATCGATCTCAACGAGACCAACGACAATCGGGCCTGGTCGATCTTCGGACAAGCGGATTTCGACGTGACCGACCGCTTCACGATTTCGGCGGCCCTGCGCTATGACGAGGATCGGCGACGGCAGCAGGATGTCACGCTGGGCGGCAACCGGCGCGCGACATTCTCCGACCTGCAGCCGAAACTGACGCTGAGCTATGACTTGGCCGATGATCGCCTTCTCTATGTCAGCTATGGCGAAGGGTTCCGGTCGGGCGGCTTCAATGCACCTGGCATACCGCGTTTCGAAGCGGAAACGGTCCAGACGCTCGAAGCGGGTTTCAATTCCTATTGGCGCGACATCGGGCTCCGACTGAATGGCGCCATTTACTACTCTTTCGTCGACGACTTTCAATATTTCTTTGTCGATGCGGCTGCCGGCGCCGCCCAGGTCATTTCCAATATCGACGAAGTGGAAATCTACGGCATCGAGCTCGCCGCCGATATGGAGGTTTCCGATGGTCTTCGTCTGTTCGGCGCGCTCGGAACAACGAACAGCGAGATCGTCGAAAACCAGGCTTTCCCCGATACGGTCGGCAACCGCACGCCCAAAACGACGCGGTGGACGGCCAATGCGGGGATATCGGTGACCCGGCCGATCGGCGCGGGTCTCAACTTTGTCGGCCGGGCGGATTATGAGCATCGCGGCCGCAAATATTGGCAGATTGACAATGCCGACATCCAGTCGCCGCTAAATCTCGTCAATCTGCGTGCCGGGATCGAAAGTGAAAACTGGGGCGTCTATGCTTGGGGACGCAACGTTACGAACGAACGCTATTATACCGACTTCAATCCGCGCGAATTTACCGGTACGCAGATCGATATCGGTTTTCCGGCTCAGCCGGCACGCTACGGTGTCGAGGCGAGGCTGCGTTTCTAG
- a CDS encoding LuxR C-terminal-related transcriptional regulator, whose translation MKPDKRATTENNARHAPHASARYMPPHILVPLIERNRLLDLMEKARSQKLTLLRAPGGYGKTSLLVQWWNRLEQDDAVRIWLGLSAQHSEPDTFITGLAEAAGRAGLNVTPPDTQGPLSGNISKLSQSFADMLASHEGDIIVFLDDYHLIRSDRVDTPLDELLRNTGPNVHFVIASRSTPAIAVQTLRIEGQLTEIDILDLSFTDEETLRFFEDALDEDTLTMLAHKTEGWPAALQMINLNLAQGQDIDILLNEFSGQNNEVADYLAEKVLKRLPKEKVDFLLRTSILRLINGDIADFVCERTDGWSILDSLDELGAFLVPTSAERTWYRYHDLFAEFLQGQLRHIGRSAVERLHERASIWYESHGQTIDALQHALAVNDLERVVALIQSADSGSFWLIDNFSAHTGLFKRLPGTFIEDYPRLRALKAIELIKSGEMEKGSAMLDALDEEIGDDDTELTRLARDMKLSNAVRKVYLDGPVDLTLVADLEQFIRKNPNETLMLGALHNALTLFYHRLGETKKAEDSAQVALELYLESGSRYGAVFMHLHRGMFALVAGHLEKAFSCYKRGEDLFHRYLGDAELATLITLFKSEAHYERGELDAAQSGLAESVEQASLGDSWLEVLVGGYRSASALAFATEGYAAAMAVLDRAETTAEDRGYARLEHWARMRRIYLASVAGKIDEAQHLCAEYGIGLKDKKAAGELSWRETHKHRLALARLALAEEHYEGVIPDLEALGSDAQAQGHGWLELKVMLLKAAALMELGRMDDAAPLVRRLLEWTRKETMPSIILEEGGLALDLIESFVRQTGIGELAAGQLDWIAELMARASDYRYGPALDPDPFSVRELDVIDGLRDDLPTKRIADRLEISDSAVAFHLKNIFKKAGVRNRHLVIPVIEKRQALARAAAEQDG comes from the coding sequence ATGAAACCAGACAAGCGCGCTACGACTGAAAATAATGCCCGGCACGCGCCGCATGCTTCGGCGCGCTATATGCCGCCGCACATTCTTGTTCCCCTCATCGAGCGAAACCGCCTTCTTGACCTTATGGAGAAAGCGCGTTCGCAAAAACTGACCTTGCTGCGCGCGCCCGGCGGTTATGGCAAAACCTCTTTGCTCGTGCAGTGGTGGAACCGGCTTGAACAAGACGACGCAGTGCGGATCTGGCTCGGTCTCAGCGCGCAACATAGCGAACCCGACACATTTATAACCGGCCTTGCCGAAGCCGCCGGACGAGCGGGGCTCAACGTGACGCCCCCGGACACCCAAGGGCCGCTTTCCGGTAATATCTCCAAACTGTCCCAGAGTTTCGCTGATATGCTGGCGAGCCACGAGGGAGACATCATCGTCTTTCTCGACGATTATCATCTGATACGCTCCGACCGTGTCGATACCCCGCTTGACGAGCTTTTGCGCAACACCGGGCCAAATGTTCATTTCGTGATCGCCTCACGAAGTACGCCGGCCATTGCGGTTCAGACATTGCGCATCGAGGGGCAGCTCACCGAGATCGATATTCTCGACCTGAGTTTTACGGACGAGGAAACGTTGCGATTCTTCGAAGATGCGCTTGATGAGGACACGCTCACGATGCTTGCGCACAAGACCGAAGGATGGCCCGCCGCGCTCCAGATGATCAATCTGAACCTCGCACAGGGCCAAGATATCGATATCCTCCTGAACGAGTTTTCCGGACAGAATAATGAGGTTGCCGACTATCTCGCTGAAAAGGTACTGAAACGCCTGCCGAAGGAGAAAGTCGACTTTCTCCTCCGCACGTCGATCCTAAGGCTGATCAATGGCGATATCGCCGATTTTGTCTGCGAACGAACGGATGGCTGGTCGATACTCGACAGCCTCGACGAACTCGGCGCTTTTCTGGTCCCGACGTCGGCTGAACGGACATGGTATCGCTACCACGATCTGTTTGCCGAATTTCTCCAAGGTCAGCTGCGGCATATCGGGAGATCGGCCGTCGAGCGGCTGCATGAGCGCGCCTCTATCTGGTACGAGAGCCACGGACAGACGATAGATGCGCTGCAACACGCGCTGGCAGTGAACGATCTTGAACGGGTCGTGGCACTTATCCAAAGCGCAGACTCAGGGAGTTTCTGGCTGATTGACAATTTTTCCGCACATACCGGCCTCTTCAAGCGCCTTCCCGGAACGTTCATCGAAGACTATCCACGGCTCCGCGCCTTGAAAGCGATCGAGTTGATCAAAAGCGGCGAGATGGAAAAGGGCAGCGCGATGCTTGACGCGCTGGACGAAGAGATTGGTGACGATGATACGGAGCTGACGCGGCTCGCGCGTGATATGAAGCTGTCCAACGCCGTTCGCAAAGTCTATCTGGACGGTCCTGTCGATCTCACGCTCGTGGCGGATCTCGAACAGTTTATCAGAAAAAATCCCAATGAGACGTTGATGTTGGGAGCGCTTCATAACGCGTTGACGCTTTTCTATCACCGCCTCGGCGAAACCAAAAAAGCGGAAGACTCCGCGCAAGTCGCGCTTGAGCTTTATCTGGAATCGGGTTCTCGATACGGAGCGGTTTTCATGCATCTTCACCGCGGGATGTTTGCACTTGTCGCAGGACATCTTGAAAAAGCGTTCAGCTGCTACAAGCGTGGCGAGGACCTGTTCCACAGATATCTTGGCGACGCCGAACTCGCGACTCTCATCACCCTCTTCAAGAGCGAAGCCCATTATGAACGAGGCGAACTCGATGCCGCTCAATCCGGTTTGGCCGAAAGCGTCGAACAGGCCTCTTTGGGCGACAGCTGGCTCGAAGTGCTTGTCGGCGGTTACCGAAGCGCCTCCGCCCTTGCCTTTGCCACCGAGGGTTATGCGGCCGCGATGGCCGTGCTCGACCGGGCTGAAACGACCGCCGAGGATCGGGGTTATGCTAGACTTGAACACTGGGCCAGGATGCGCCGCATTTATCTGGCTTCCGTCGCTGGCAAGATAGACGAAGCGCAGCATTTGTGCGCGGAATATGGTATCGGTTTGAAGGACAAGAAAGCCGCGGGAGAATTGAGCTGGCGCGAGACCCACAAGCACCGGCTTGCGCTGGCCCGGCTTGCGCTCGCTGAGGAGCACTATGAAGGCGTAATACCAGATCTCGAGGCGCTTGGATCCGATGCGCAAGCGCAAGGCCATGGCTGGCTCGAATTGAAAGTGATGCTCTTAAAAGCTGCCGCTTTAATGGAACTCGGACGGATGGACGATGCCGCGCCGCTGGTCCGGCGTCTGCTCGAATGGACGCGCAAGGAAACGATGCCAAGCATCATCCTGGAGGAAGGCGGGCTTGCGCTCGACCTGATCGAGAGTTTCGTTCGACAAACCGGCATAGGGGAACTTGCCGCCGGACAGCTTGACTGGATTGCTGAACTCATGGCGCGGGCCAGCGACTATCGTTATGGTCCGGCCCTCGATCCCGATCCATTCAGTGTCCGCGAACTTGATGTGATCGACGGGTTGCGAGATGATCTGCCGACGAAGCGGATTGCCGACCGGCTCGAGATCAGCGACAGCGCGGTCGCTTTCCACCTCAAAAATATCTTCAAGAAAGCCGGCGTTAGAAACCGGCATCTCGTGATCCCAGTTATCGAAAAGCGGCAAGCGCTTGCCAGAGCGGCGGCGGAGCAAGACGGCTGA
- a CDS encoding hydantoinase/oxoprolinase N-terminal domain-containing protein: MRIGVDVGGTNTDAALMDGNDVVETVKSPTGVNIGDGIANAIGELMTKTGSKTPFINAVMLGTTQFTNTFVERAGLDQVAVLRLSLPANRDLGPFAGWPDSLAAAVNGGVYPVHGGYEYDGIEIAPLDESEIAAAARDMAVKGLNRIAISSVFAPINDAMEKTAADIVADIVPEAAITLSSRLGRIGLLERENAAIINAVLATTAKRVTTACQDALSELGIEAPLFFSQNDGTLMTAADARDYPVRTFASGPTNSLRGAAFLSGIEDGIVADIGGTTTDVGVVAGGFPRQSGLAVEIGGVQTNFRMPDIVSIGLGGGSHVELGDPVRIGPRSAGHRLMEEAMLFGGTQLTATDIAAAAGRTDIGDRDRLASLPEDEVRAADRHIQLMAETAIDRIKTSADPAPVILVGGGAILLSHDLAGASRLIVPDHAAVANAVGAALAQVGGEVDQVFAFDAIGREQALKEACTLARERAVAAGARARTVELVDLEEVPLTYLPGGAVRVRAKMVGELDLEKTA; the protein is encoded by the coding sequence ATGCGCATCGGTGTGGACGTCGGCGGCACGAATACCGATGCGGCGCTCATGGACGGCAACGATGTCGTCGAGACCGTCAAATCGCCGACAGGCGTGAATATAGGTGACGGTATCGCCAATGCGATCGGCGAGCTGATGACCAAGACGGGCTCCAAGACACCCTTCATCAATGCGGTGATGCTTGGCACCACCCAATTCACCAACACCTTTGTCGAGCGCGCGGGGCTTGACCAAGTGGCGGTGCTGCGCCTCTCGCTTCCGGCCAACCGGGATCTTGGCCCCTTTGCCGGCTGGCCCGATAGTCTTGCCGCTGCGGTTAATGGGGGCGTCTATCCTGTGCATGGCGGCTATGAATATGACGGTATCGAAATCGCGCCGCTCGACGAAAGCGAAATCGCGGCCGCGGCACGCGATATGGCGGTCAAAGGGCTCAATCGTATCGCCATTTCCTCGGTATTCGCGCCGATCAACGATGCAATGGAAAAGACCGCCGCCGATATTGTGGCTGACATTGTGCCCGAAGCGGCGATTACTCTCTCAAGCAGGCTCGGGCGGATCGGCCTGCTCGAACGTGAGAATGCAGCGATCATCAACGCCGTGCTCGCCACCACGGCGAAGCGCGTCACGACGGCCTGCCAAGATGCCCTGTCCGAACTCGGCATCGAAGCGCCACTCTTTTTCAGCCAGAATGACGGCACATTGATGACCGCTGCCGATGCGCGCGACTATCCGGTGCGCACCTTTGCATCGGGGCCGACGAACAGCTTGCGGGGCGCAGCTTTCCTGTCAGGTATCGAAGACGGGATCGTCGCCGATATCGGCGGAACGACGACCGATGTCGGTGTGGTGGCAGGCGGCTTTCCCCGGCAAAGCGGATTGGCGGTCGAGATTGGCGGCGTGCAGACCAATTTCCGCATGCCCGACATAGTGTCGATCGGTCTGGGCGGCGGCAGCCATGTCGAACTCGGCGATCCCGTGCGTATCGGGCCGCGATCGGCCGGACACCGGTTGATGGAAGAAGCGATGCTGTTCGGCGGCACACAACTCACCGCCACCGATATCGCCGCGGCGGCAGGCCGCACGGATATCGGTGATCGCGACCGGCTCGCTAGCCTGCCGGAGGACGAAGTGCGGGCCGCTGACCGACACATCCAGCTGATGGCCGAAACCGCGATAGACCGTATCAAGACGAGCGCCGACCCGGCGCCCGTTATCCTTGTCGGCGGCGGCGCGATTCTCTTGTCGCATGATCTTGCCGGCGCGTCACGGCTCATCGTGCCGGACCATGCCGCCGTAGCGAACGCGGTCGGCGCGGCGCTCGCCCAGGTCGGTGGCGAGGTCGATCAGGTGTTCGCGTTCGATGCGATCGGGCGGGAACAGGCACTCAAGGAGGCGTGTACTCTTGCGCGCGAGAGGGCGGTGGCCGCCGGCGCCCGCGCGCGGACCGTCGAACTCGTCGATCTGGAAGAAGTGCCGCTCACCTATTTGCCGGGCGGCGCGGTCCGCGTCCGCGCGAAAATGGTCGGCGAGCTCGATCTGGAGAAAACGGCATGA
- a CDS encoding DUF917 domain-containing protein — protein MNAPHNHGLGRYWELSADDVRAFALGASFMGCGGGGDPYIGRLLLESELAKGGTIRLVDVEDVPDDWLAAGAGAAGAPTVLLERFPNIGAAETALRKLETHLGRKLDAVLAGESGGINATIPLILALRTGLPLIDCDGMGRAFPELQMVTFNIYGYSASPLIFVDDHGDSVIIESSDNRKIERLGRQVIIGMHGGTQGTLYPLSGAAVKHAAVRGTLTLALEIGKLIQKARHADDPAERIVAGLNTDVASDRHAARLCAGKIVDVDRKTSGGFSRGYAVIECATASDGPVHVQFQNEHLLALGPEGPLAMVPDLIVMLDSETGVPITAETMRYGQRIALVGLSVPAMMRTPEALAVFGPRAFGLDHDYQPLERLSAGSSPAAIS, from the coding sequence ATGAACGCGCCCCACAATCATGGTCTTGGACGGTATTGGGAATTGAGCGCGGACGATGTCCGTGCGTTCGCGCTGGGTGCCAGCTTCATGGGCTGCGGTGGCGGCGGCGATCCGTATATCGGCCGGCTATTGCTCGAAAGCGAACTGGCCAAGGGCGGCACGATCCGCCTCGTCGACGTGGAGGATGTACCCGACGATTGGCTGGCGGCGGGTGCTGGCGCAGCGGGAGCGCCAACCGTCCTGCTGGAACGCTTTCCCAATATCGGGGCTGCCGAAACAGCCCTGCGCAAGCTCGAAACCCATCTCGGCCGCAAACTCGATGCCGTCCTCGCCGGCGAATCCGGCGGCATCAACGCGACGATCCCCCTGATCCTCGCGTTGCGCACCGGCCTGCCGCTGATCGACTGCGACGGCATGGGGCGCGCCTTTCCCGAACTGCAGATGGTGACGTTCAACATCTATGGCTATAGCGCCTCCCCGCTGATCTTCGTCGACGATCATGGCGACAGCGTGATCATCGAGTCCTCGGACAACCGCAAAATCGAGCGGCTGGGGCGGCAGGTCATCATCGGCATGCATGGCGGGACCCAAGGCACGCTCTATCCGCTGAGCGGCGCTGCGGTAAAACATGCCGCGGTGCGCGGAACGCTGACGCTTGCGCTGGAGATCGGCAAACTTATCCAGAAAGCGCGCCACGCCGACGATCCGGCCGAACGGATAGTGGCAGGGCTCAATACGGACGTGGCCTCCGATCGCCATGCCGCCCGGTTATGCGCCGGCAAAATCGTCGATGTCGATCGCAAGACGAGCGGCGGTTTTTCCCGGGGCTATGCCGTAATAGAATGCGCGACCGCTTCCGACGGCCCGGTTCATGTGCAGTTCCAGAACGAACATCTGCTCGCCCTGGGTCCGGAGGGCCCGCTTGCGATGGTGCCCGACCTCATCGTGATGCTCGACAGCGAAACCGGGGTTCCGATCACGGCCGAGACGATGCGCTATGGACAGCGAATTGCGCTTGTCGGCCTCAGCGTGCCCGCCATGATGCGCACGCCCGAAGCGCTGGCGGTATTCGGCCCCCGGGCTTTCGGGCTGGATCATGATTATCAACCGCTCGAGCGTTTGAGCGCCGGCTCTTCCCCTGCGGCAATCTCCTGA